The following proteins come from a genomic window of Blattabacterium cuenoti:
- the sufD gene encoding Fe-S cluster assembly protein SufD yields the protein MQLKEKIALLINKFFSDEKKDSYMSFLKRKHFDVFHKKGFPSTTNEEWRNTDIDSIINQDYNIVSENVKIENIEHHKIKKLTFLKKEKSLILIFIDGKYNPHLSYTQHVRNIILSNIFSIQENEIKNYYGKLSYQYDAFYTLNTLLLKDGAYVYIPNNVILESPIEILHISTGMKSNIMLNNRNLIVVGEHSYVRIIEHYKCLKKHLAFINSVSEIYAMNHSIIDYYKVQDDLVKTTVIDNTSFKQKKNSKCTIYTFSLQGNFIRNNLKFYSSGEKTYSYLYGISLLSGKQFVDHHTLIDHLCSNAYSFQLYKNILCEKSKGIFNGKIIINELIKEINAFQKNHNILLSNEACIYAKPQLEIYSESVKCSHGCTVGNIQESELFYLQSRGIPEKKAKMLLLFSFLEDMLISIHIFELKKLIYKKMKKKLNKHL from the coding sequence ATGCAGTTAAAAGAAAAAATAGCTTTATTAATTAATAAATTTTTTTCTGACGAAAAAAAAGACTCTTATATGTCTTTTTTAAAACGAAAACATTTTGATGTTTTCCATAAAAAAGGATTTCCTTCTACTACAAATGAGGAATGGAGAAATACAGATATTGACTCAATTATTAATCAGGATTATAATATTGTTTCTGAAAATGTAAAAATAGAAAATATAGAACATCACAAAATAAAAAAATTAACTTTTCTAAAAAAAGAAAAATCTTTAATCTTGATTTTTATAGATGGAAAATATAATCCTCATCTTTCTTATACACAACATGTAAGAAATATTATTTTGTCAAATATATTCTCTATCCAAGAAAATGAAATTAAAAACTATTATGGAAAACTATCATATCAATATGATGCATTTTATACTTTAAATACTCTTTTGTTAAAAGATGGAGCATATGTTTATATTCCTAATAATGTTATTTTAGAATCTCCCATAGAGATATTGCATATTTCTACAGGAATGAAATCCAATATTATGTTGAATAACAGAAATTTGATTGTAGTGGGAGAACATTCCTATGTGAGAATTATAGAACATTACAAATGTTTAAAAAAGCATTTAGCTTTTATAAATTCTGTGAGCGAAATTTATGCTATGAATCATAGTATAATTGACTACTATAAAGTACAAGATGATTTAGTAAAAACTACTGTAATAGATAATACATCTTTTAAACAAAAGAAAAATAGCAAATGTACCATTTATACTTTTTCTCTTCAAGGAAATTTTATAAGAAATAATTTAAAGTTTTATTCCAGCGGAGAAAAAACATATTCCTATTTATATGGAATTTCTCTTTTATCAGGAAAACAATTTGTAGATCATCATACTTTGATAGATCATTTATGTTCAAATGCTTATAGTTTTCAATTATATAAAAATATTTTATGTGAAAAATCTAAAGGAATTTTTAATGGAAAAATAATTATTAATGAATTAATAAAAGAAATAAATGCCTTCCAAAAAAATCATAATATTCTTCTTTCTAATGAAGCGTGTATATATGCCAAACCTCAATTAGAAATTTATTCTGAATCTGTAAAGTGTTCGCATGGTTGTACCGTAGGGAACATACAAGAATCTGAGTTATTTTATCTTCAATCAAGAGGAATCCCTGAAAAAAAAGCTAAAATGTTATTATTATTCTCTTTTTTAGAGGATATGTTGATCTCTATTCATATTTTTGAATTGAAAAAATTGATATATAAAAAAATGAAGAAAAAATTAAATAAACATTTATAA
- a CDS encoding aminotransferase class V-fold PLP-dependent enzyme, with protein MFSENEIQKIRNQFPILKERIYSNPLIYMDNAATTQKPLKVIQATQNYYSTMNSNVHRGVHYLSHKATLYVENVRKKIQKFIHAKHSSEIIFTKGTTESINLVASSIDDFIKQGDEIIISCIEHHSNIVPWQVLCKKKGAILKIISIYENGLLKLTDFEFLISEKTKIVSISHISNVLGIINPVQDIIKKAHEYGALVLIDGAQVPSNLDLDVQNLNVDFYVFSAHKMYGPTGIGILYGKKKILEKLYPHQFGGGMIKNVSFDKTTYSDIPFKFESGTPNIEGIIVWGNAIDFVKEIGISNIQAYKKKLLIYAVKRLSSIDGIQLYGDDRDFSKKSGIISFNLYKLHCFDVGSILDRLGIAVRTGHLCAQPLMNFFKVSGMIRISFSVYNTFKEIDYLFESILKTKKILLK; from the coding sequence ATGTTTTCAGAAAACGAAATACAAAAAATAAGAAATCAATTTCCTATTTTAAAAGAAAGAATATATTCTAATCCTTTAATTTATATGGATAATGCGGCAACAACCCAAAAACCCTTAAAGGTAATTCAAGCTACCCAAAATTATTACTCTACTATGAATTCTAATGTTCATAGAGGGGTGCATTATCTTAGTCATAAAGCAACTCTATATGTTGAGAATGTTAGAAAAAAAATTCAAAAATTTATTCACGCCAAACATTCATCGGAAATTATATTTACAAAAGGAACTACAGAATCTATTAATTTGGTTGCTTCTAGTATAGACGATTTTATAAAACAAGGAGATGAAATTATTATTTCTTGTATTGAACATCATTCAAATATTGTTCCATGGCAGGTTCTTTGTAAAAAAAAAGGTGCCATTTTAAAAATAATATCCATTTATGAAAATGGTTTGTTAAAATTAACAGATTTTGAATTTTTAATTTCAGAAAAAACAAAAATAGTATCTATTAGTCATATATCTAATGTTTTAGGTATAATTAATCCTGTTCAAGATATTATTAAAAAAGCTCATGAATATGGAGCTTTAGTTTTGATTGATGGAGCTCAAGTTCCTTCTAATTTAGATTTAGATGTACAAAATTTAAATGTTGATTTTTATGTGTTTTCTGCTCATAAAATGTATGGACCTACTGGTATTGGTATATTATATGGGAAAAAAAAAATATTAGAAAAATTATATCCTCATCAATTTGGAGGGGGAATGATTAAAAATGTGAGTTTTGATAAAACAACTTACTCAGATATACCGTTTAAATTTGAGTCAGGAACTCCGAACATAGAAGGAATTATTGTGTGGGGAAACGCTATAGATTTTGTAAAAGAAATAGGAATATCCAATATTCAAGCTTACAAAAAAAAACTGTTGATATATGCTGTAAAACGTTTAAGTTCAATAGATGGAATCCAATTGTATGGAGATGATAGGGATTTTTCTAAAAAATCTGGTATTATTTCCTTTAATTTATATAAGTTACATTGTTTTGATGTCGGTAGCATTTTAGATCGTTTGGGGATTGCGGTTAGAACAGGACATTTATGTGCACAACCTCTTATGAATTTTTTTAAAGTTTCAGGTATGATTCGTATCAGTTTTTCTGTATATAATACTTTTAAAGAAATAGATTATTTATTTGAAAGTATTTTAAAAACAAAAAAAATATTATTAAAGTAA